Proteins encoded in a region of the uncultured Paludibaculum sp. genome:
- a CDS encoding amylo-alpha-1,6-glucosidase encodes MSPHPIQFQRAICADLQQATSREWLEANGLGGFASSTITGLNTRRYHGLLCAATKPPVGRLLLLSKLEETFIVDGRRFDLSVNQYPGAVHPQGHHYLCEFRLDPFPIFTYQVEGLEIEKRVFMVHGENTTVIEYELRALDREDLPSCRLELRPLIAFRDYHSTTHRNDAINQGFDNAPGVIGLTPYAGLPSLFLAHNAADVGSTGHWYNNFEYAMERERGLDFQEDLFNPVVLRYEFGLCAQATVIAATGPRDAGSAPQLRRDELARRAAVLAAAPSPEPIVQRLVAAADAYIVQRGSLRTVIAGYPWFSDWGRDTMIALPGLTLHTGRPEVARQILQAFAESVDQGILPNRFPDAGETPEYNTADATLWFFEAIRAYLASTGDYTFVRDHLFSTLRDIVNAHLRGTRYGIRVEGDGLLHCGEPGVQLTWMDAKIGDWVVTPRTGKPVEIQALWYNALSVMQDLSHRFGDLGAEVFLRSLAQHARISFNERFWNDEAGCLYDVIDAGGHDASIRPNQIFAASLHHSMLSASRAAQVVRTVHRDLFTPLGLRSLSPRDPAYRPRYEGGVYERDSAYHQGTVWPWLLGPFITAYVRVNGSTSQAKAEAASWLDTIGAHFTQACLGQISEIADADSPHVPRGCPAQAWSVAEILRAAIQDVYSTPAIVTEHQGADDAGLEVDPIPGIFSAANNLHNDGGR; translated from the coding sequence ATGAGCCCACATCCCATCCAATTCCAACGCGCCATCTGCGCCGACCTCCAGCAGGCCACCTCGCGCGAGTGGCTGGAAGCCAATGGCCTCGGCGGCTTCGCCTCGTCCACCATCACCGGCCTCAATACGCGCCGCTACCACGGCCTGCTCTGCGCGGCCACCAAGCCGCCTGTCGGACGCCTGCTGCTGCTCTCCAAGCTGGAGGAGACCTTCATCGTCGACGGTCGCCGTTTCGATCTGTCGGTCAACCAATACCCAGGCGCTGTCCACCCTCAGGGCCATCACTACCTCTGTGAGTTCCGCCTGGATCCCTTCCCCATATTCACTTACCAGGTGGAAGGCCTCGAGATCGAGAAGCGCGTCTTCATGGTCCACGGTGAGAACACTACCGTCATCGAATACGAGTTGCGGGCGCTCGATCGCGAAGATCTGCCCTCCTGCCGACTGGAGCTTCGCCCGCTCATCGCCTTTCGCGACTATCACTCGACCACCCATCGCAACGACGCCATCAACCAGGGCTTCGACAACGCGCCCGGCGTGATCGGCCTCACGCCCTACGCCGGGCTGCCCTCGCTGTTTCTCGCGCACAACGCCGCCGACGTGGGGTCCACCGGCCATTGGTACAACAACTTCGAGTACGCAATGGAGCGTGAGCGTGGCCTCGACTTCCAGGAGGACCTCTTCAATCCCGTCGTACTGCGCTACGAGTTCGGCCTCTGCGCACAGGCGACAGTCATCGCCGCCACAGGTCCGCGCGACGCGGGTTCCGCGCCACAACTCCGGCGTGACGAACTGGCTCGCCGTGCCGCTGTGCTGGCCGCCGCCCCATCGCCTGAGCCCATCGTCCAACGCCTCGTTGCCGCCGCCGATGCCTACATCGTCCAGCGCGGCTCCCTTAGGACGGTCATCGCCGGCTACCCCTGGTTCTCTGACTGGGGCCGCGACACGATGATCGCCCTCCCCGGGCTCACCCTGCATACCGGCCGTCCCGAGGTGGCTCGCCAGATCCTGCAGGCCTTTGCAGAAAGCGTCGACCAGGGCATCCTGCCCAACCGCTTCCCCGACGCCGGTGAAACCCCGGAATACAACACGGCCGACGCCACCCTCTGGTTCTTCGAAGCCATTCGCGCCTACCTGGCCTCCACGGGCGACTACACATTTGTACGCGATCACCTCTTCTCCACCCTGCGGGACATCGTCAACGCTCACCTGCGGGGCACTCGCTACGGCATCCGCGTGGAAGGCGACGGCCTGCTCCACTGCGGAGAGCCCGGCGTCCAACTCACGTGGATGGACGCCAAGATCGGAGACTGGGTCGTCACGCCGCGCACCGGCAAGCCCGTCGAGATCCAGGCTCTCTGGTACAACGCCCTCTCCGTCATGCAGGATCTGAGCCACCGCTTCGGTGACCTCGGCGCCGAGGTCTTCCTCCGGAGCCTGGCTCAACACGCGCGCATCAGCTTCAACGAGCGGTTCTGGAACGACGAAGCGGGCTGCCTCTACGACGTCATCGACGCGGGCGGGCACGACGCCTCCATCCGCCCCAACCAGATCTTCGCGGCCAGCCTCCACCACTCCATGCTTTCCGCCAGCCGGGCCGCGCAGGTGGTCCGCACGGTCCACCGGGACCTCTTTACTCCGTTGGGCCTGCGCTCCCTTTCGCCCCGCGACCCCGCTTACCGGCCGCGCTACGAAGGCGGCGTCTACGAACGCGACTCCGCCTATCACCAGGGCACCGTCTGGCCCTGGCTCCTCGGACCCTTTATCACTGCCTACGTCCGTGTGAACGGATCCACATCGCAAGCCAAAGCCGAAGCCGCGTCGTGGCTCGACACCATTGGCGCCCACTTTACCCAAGCATGCCTGGGACAAATCAGCGAAATCGCCGACGCCGACTCACCCCATGTACCGCGCGGTTGCCCCGCCCAAGCCTGGAGTGTCGCCGAGATCCTCCGCGCCGCCATCCAGGACGTCTACTCAACGCCGGCAATTGTAACCGAACACCAAGGCGCCGACGATGCTGGTCTCGAGGTGGATCCCATTCCTGGCATATTCTCGGCCGCGAATAACCTTCATAACGATGGTGGTCGGTAG
- a CDS encoding glucosidase — protein MTAEQARLEEIRDRKAHWNRWGPYLSERAWGTVREDYSAHGTAWEYLPHDHARSKAYRWNEDGLAGICDRHQRICFALALWNGRDPILKERVFGLTGNEGNHGEDAKECYYYLDSTPTHSYMKYLYKYPQAPFPYEQLVNENRNRGKNAREFELIDTGVFHDNRYFDVFVEYAKASPDDILIQITVANRGMDDAPIHVLPTVWFRNTWSWNGAVHRPNLQASSPSTVELNEPKYGRRWLLCDGNPALLFTGNDTNAQRLYNYDDGARFVKDGINDAVVHGAADRVNPEQRGTKAAAHYQLTVPAGQAVTVRLRLTDSSRHAGLLDSAFDATFDQRRREADEFYDTVIPTDLSPDARNVMRQSFAGLLWSKQFYHYVVGDWLTGDPATPPPPAGRRHGRNHEWGHLYNSDVISMPDKWEYPWYAAWDLAFHCVPLALVDSTFAKDQLTLMVREWYMHPNGQLPAYEWAFGDVNPPVHAWAALRVYKIEKKRRGVGDRVFLQRIFHKLLLNFTWWVNRKDAEGRNVFQGGFLGLDNIGVFDRSAPLPTGGHIEQADGTGWMAMYSLNLLAIALELAKEDPSYEDVASKFWEHFLYIAHAMNHLGHDGEGMWDARDGFFYDVLHRTNDGHLPLKVRSMVGLIPLFAVETLEPHLVDRLPGFRRRLEWFVENRPELCANVACMCTEGTAQRRLLSIVDQDQLRAVLRLMLDESEFLSPYGIRALSRIHRDHPYTLNVDGQEYRVDYEPAESSTGLFGGNSNWRGPIWFPVNYLLIESLQKFHHYLGDSFQVECPTGSGQYMNLWQVAAELSRRLTRIFLRGNTGARPVHGPNGFYQTDPHWRDLVLFYEYFHGDDGSGVGASHQTGWTGLVAKLLQQSGE, from the coding sequence GTGACCGCCGAACAAGCCCGACTCGAAGAGATCCGCGACCGCAAAGCCCACTGGAACCGTTGGGGCCCCTACCTCAGCGAACGCGCCTGGGGCACCGTTCGCGAAGACTACAGCGCCCACGGCACGGCCTGGGAGTACCTGCCCCACGACCACGCTCGGTCCAAGGCCTACCGCTGGAACGAGGACGGCCTGGCCGGCATCTGTGACCGCCACCAGCGCATCTGCTTCGCACTCGCCCTCTGGAATGGCCGCGACCCCATCCTGAAGGAGCGCGTCTTCGGGCTCACCGGCAACGAAGGCAATCACGGCGAGGACGCGAAGGAGTGCTACTACTACCTCGACAGCACACCCACGCACTCCTACATGAAGTACCTCTACAAGTACCCGCAGGCACCCTTCCCTTACGAGCAACTGGTCAACGAGAACCGCAATCGCGGCAAGAACGCCCGCGAGTTCGAACTGATCGACACCGGCGTCTTCCACGACAACCGCTACTTCGACGTCTTCGTGGAGTACGCCAAAGCCTCACCGGACGACATCCTCATCCAGATCACCGTAGCCAACCGTGGCATGGACGACGCACCCATCCACGTTCTGCCTACGGTCTGGTTCCGCAACACCTGGTCGTGGAACGGCGCCGTCCATCGCCCCAACCTGCAGGCCTCTTCGCCCAGCACAGTCGAACTAAACGAACCCAAGTACGGCCGCCGCTGGCTGCTGTGCGACGGTAACCCAGCGCTGCTGTTCACCGGGAACGACACCAACGCGCAGCGTCTCTACAACTACGACGACGGTGCCCGGTTCGTCAAGGACGGCATCAACGACGCGGTCGTCCATGGCGCAGCGGACCGCGTGAATCCCGAACAGCGCGGCACCAAGGCGGCCGCCCACTACCAACTCACCGTCCCCGCCGGCCAGGCCGTCACTGTGCGCTTGCGTCTCACCGATTCATCACGGCACGCTGGCTTGCTCGATAGCGCCTTCGATGCCACCTTCGACCAACGGCGCAGGGAAGCCGACGAGTTCTACGACACCGTCATCCCCACTGACCTCTCCCCCGACGCCCGCAATGTCATGCGACAGTCCTTTGCCGGGCTCCTGTGGTCCAAACAGTTCTACCACTACGTCGTCGGCGACTGGCTGACCGGTGACCCGGCCACACCTCCGCCGCCCGCCGGCCGCCGCCACGGCCGCAATCACGAATGGGGCCACCTCTATAACTCCGATGTCATCTCGATGCCCGACAAGTGGGAATACCCGTGGTACGCCGCCTGGGACCTCGCCTTCCACTGCGTACCCCTCGCCCTTGTTGACTCCACGTTCGCGAAGGATCAACTTACGCTCATGGTCCGTGAGTGGTACATGCACCCCAACGGCCAGTTGCCCGCCTACGAGTGGGCCTTCGGCGACGTCAACCCGCCCGTCCATGCCTGGGCCGCCCTGCGCGTCTACAAGATCGAGAAGAAGCGCCGCGGCGTGGGCGACCGCGTCTTCCTCCAGCGGATCTTCCACAAGTTACTGCTCAACTTCACCTGGTGGGTGAACCGCAAGGACGCCGAAGGCCGCAACGTCTTTCAGGGCGGCTTCCTCGGCCTCGACAACATCGGCGTCTTCGACCGCAGCGCCCCACTGCCCACCGGCGGCCACATCGAGCAGGCCGACGGTACGGGCTGGATGGCCATGTACAGCCTCAACCTGCTCGCCATTGCCCTCGAACTTGCTAAGGAGGATCCCTCTTACGAAGACGTCGCCAGCAAGTTCTGGGAGCACTTCCTCTACATCGCCCACGCCATGAACCACCTCGGCCACGATGGCGAAGGCATGTGGGACGCCCGCGACGGCTTCTTCTATGATGTCCTCCATCGCACCAACGACGGGCACCTGCCGCTCAAGGTCCGTTCCATGGTCGGACTCATTCCGCTATTCGCCGTCGAAACGCTCGAACCACACCTCGTCGACCGTCTGCCCGGCTTTCGCCGGCGCCTGGAATGGTTCGTGGAGAACCGCCCCGAACTCTGCGCCAATGTCGCTTGCATGTGTACCGAAGGCACGGCCCAGCGCCGCCTGCTCTCCATCGTTGATCAGGATCAGCTCCGTGCCGTCCTGCGCCTCATGCTCGACGAGAGCGAGTTCCTGTCTCCCTATGGAATCCGCGCACTCTCCCGGATCCATAGAGATCATCCCTACACTCTCAACGTCGATGGCCAGGAGTACCGCGTCGACTACGAGCCGGCCGAGTCCAGCACCGGCCTCTTCGGCGGCAACTCCAACTGGCGCGGCCCCATCTGGTTTCCGGTCAACTACCTGCTCATCGAGTCTCTCCAGAAGTTCCACCACTATCTCGGCGACAGCTTCCAGGTGGAATGCCCCACCGGCTCCGGCCAGTACATGAATCTATGGCAGGTCGCCGCCGAACTTTCGCGCCGTCTCACCCGCATCTTCCTGCGTGGCAACACCGGAGCCCGCCCAGTCCACGGTCCCAACGGTTTCTACCAGACCGACCCACACTGGCGCGACCTTGTGCTCTTCTATGAGTACTTCCACGGCGACGACGGTTCCGGGGTCGGCGCCAGCCATCAGACCGGGTGGACCGGTCTCGTCGCCAAGCTGTTGCAGCAGAGCGGAGAGTAG
- a CDS encoding sigma-70 family RNA polymerase sigma factor, producing the protein MPHLRDIFQTATRILGDRNRAEDVAQEVFLQAWKSFARFEPGTNCRAWLFKILFHCVNHHRRKWFRFPLLKETEEFIEANLTYAPPVPEHLTDEEILSALDRIPTDFRAVVLLVDVEEFAYKDAAEILSIPIGTVMSRLSRGRKLLREQLAAVAQSYGIGKPASEGRQS; encoded by the coding sequence ATGCCACACCTGCGCGACATCTTCCAGACCGCCACCCGCATCCTTGGCGACCGCAACCGGGCCGAGGACGTTGCTCAGGAAGTCTTCCTGCAGGCCTGGAAGTCGTTCGCGCGATTCGAACCCGGCACCAATTGCCGGGCGTGGCTCTTCAAGATCCTCTTCCACTGCGTCAACCACCACCGCCGCAAGTGGTTCCGCTTCCCGCTCCTGAAGGAGACCGAGGAGTTCATCGAAGCCAATCTGACCTACGCGCCCCCCGTGCCCGAACACCTCACCGACGAAGAGATCCTCTCCGCGCTCGATCGCATTCCCACTGACTTTCGCGCGGTCGTACTCCTCGTCGATGTCGAGGAGTTCGCCTATAAGGACGCCGCCGAGATCCTCTCCATCCCCATCGGTACCGTCATGTCGCGCCTCAGCCGGGGTCGCAAGTTGTTGAGAGAGCAACTCGCGGCGGTGGCTCAGAGTTACGGCATTGGTAAGCCGGCTTCGGAAGGGAGGCAGTCATGA
- a CDS encoding VOC family protein, which produces MLRRTFLSLVLLAMAASAEGRRPLVTAVDSIGLTVSDLDRSVAFYTGVLHFQKVSEYEAAGPELEHLVGVFGARARTARLRLGEEFIELTEFLAPQGRPAPVDARSNDHWFQHIAIIVSDMDRAYQWLRQNKVRHASSGPQLLPAWNRNAGGIQAFYFRDPDGHPLEVLAFPPDKGHPKWHRPSNDLFLGIDHTAIVISDTDASLRFYRDLLGLRVVGESENYGPEQERLNNVFGARLRITALRAASGPGIEFLEYLAPSGGRPYPADERPNDLVHWQTRFLGISADDTAQSLHKARSAFVSTGVATSPSAEAGFRRSLLARDPDGHAVQVVER; this is translated from the coding sequence ATGCTGCGCCGCACCTTTCTCTCGTTGGTCCTTCTGGCTATGGCCGCCTCGGCGGAGGGCCGACGTCCGCTCGTCACCGCCGTCGATTCCATCGGGCTCACGGTCTCCGACCTCGACCGCTCCGTCGCTTTCTACACCGGCGTCCTGCACTTCCAGAAGGTCAGCGAGTACGAAGCCGCCGGTCCCGAGCTCGAGCACCTGGTTGGTGTCTTCGGCGCGCGAGCCCGCACGGCCCGGCTCCGGTTGGGCGAAGAGTTCATCGAGCTCACCGAGTTCCTTGCACCCCAGGGCCGGCCCGCTCCAGTGGATGCGCGCAGCAATGATCACTGGTTTCAGCACATCGCCATCATCGTCAGCGATATGGACCGTGCTTACCAATGGCTCCGCCAGAACAAGGTGCGGCACGCCTCCAGCGGCCCGCAACTCCTGCCCGCCTGGAACAGGAATGCAGGCGGCATTCAGGCCTTCTACTTCCGTGATCCCGACGGGCATCCGTTGGAGGTCCTCGCCTTTCCGCCGGACAAGGGCCACCCCAAATGGCACCGCCCTTCAAACGACCTGTTCCTGGGAATAGACCATACCGCCATCGTGATCTCTGACACAGACGCGAGCCTGCGATTCTACCGGGACCTCCTGGGCCTCAGGGTCGTGGGCGAGAGCGAGAACTACGGTCCGGAGCAGGAGCGGCTGAACAACGTCTTCGGCGCCCGGCTGCGGATCACGGCTCTGCGCGCCGCCTCGGGACCTGGTATCGAGTTCCTTGAGTACCTGGCTCCGTCTGGCGGGCGCCCCTATCCAGCGGATGAGCGGCCCAACGATCTCGTCCACTGGCAAACCCGATTCCTGGGGATCAGCGCGGATGACACCGCGCAGTCTCTCCACAAAGCCCGGTCCGCCTTCGTCTCCACGGGTGTCGCCACAAGCCCCAGCGCCGAGGCGGGCTTCCGGAGATCCCTGCTGGCCCGTGACCCCGACGGTCACGCTGTCCAGGTCGTGGAGCGCTAG
- a CDS encoding GMC family oxidoreductase, protein MHNNHYDVIIVGTGAGGGTLAHKLAPTGKRVLVLERGGYVPREKDNWDPGAVNLHGKYQTREVWRDSKGKDLHPHTNYCVGGNTKFYGAALFRLRREDFGELRHHGGVSPAWPLSYDDLQPYYTAAERMYHVHGERGEDPTEPHACAPFPYPAVSHEPRMQQLHEDFQRLGLRPFHTPLGVMLNEKDRHASKCIRCSTCDGFPCLVYAKADAQVLAIDPSLSYPNFTLLTGAKVKRLETSDSGREVTRVHVERDGVPEQYSASMVVVSCGAINSAALLLRSASDRHPRGLANGSGVVGRHYMGHTNSVLMALSKCPNPTVFQKTLSLNDFYFGSEDFPYPMGHISFVGKLDGQTLKAGAPAIAPGFTLDLMASHSLDFWLTSEDLPDPDNRVTLDRDGNIVLAYQPNNEEGHKRLIAKLKHLMQQQTACPAHGHECHQGLFARNLFLGERIPLAGVAHQNGTIRFGRDPLTSALDVNCKAHELDNLYVVDGSFFPSSGAVNPALTIMANALRVGDHLIERFK, encoded by the coding sequence ATGCACAACAATCACTACGACGTCATCATCGTCGGCACCGGCGCCGGCGGAGGCACGCTCGCCCACAAACTCGCCCCTACCGGCAAGCGCGTTCTCGTGCTGGAGCGCGGAGGCTACGTGCCACGCGAAAAGGACAATTGGGATCCCGGTGCCGTCAATCTACACGGCAAGTATCAGACTCGCGAGGTTTGGCGCGACAGCAAGGGCAAGGATCTCCACCCCCACACCAACTACTGCGTCGGCGGCAATACCAAGTTCTACGGCGCCGCGCTCTTCCGCCTGCGCCGCGAGGACTTCGGCGAGTTGCGCCACCACGGCGGCGTATCGCCGGCCTGGCCGCTGTCCTACGACGACCTGCAGCCCTACTACACCGCGGCCGAACGCATGTACCACGTGCATGGCGAGCGCGGCGAGGACCCCACCGAACCACACGCCTGCGCCCCATTCCCCTACCCGGCCGTCAGCCACGAGCCGCGCATGCAGCAACTCCACGAGGATTTCCAGCGCCTCGGCCTGCGGCCGTTCCATACGCCCCTCGGAGTCATGCTCAACGAGAAGGATCGGCACGCCAGCAAGTGCATCCGCTGTTCGACGTGCGATGGTTTCCCGTGCCTCGTGTACGCCAAGGCCGATGCCCAGGTGCTCGCCATCGACCCCAGCCTCAGCTATCCGAACTTCACGCTGCTCACTGGCGCGAAAGTGAAACGGCTGGAGACCAGCGACTCCGGACGCGAAGTCACAAGAGTTCACGTCGAGCGCGACGGTGTCCCCGAGCAGTATTCCGCCTCGATGGTCGTAGTCTCCTGCGGCGCCATCAATTCCGCGGCCTTGCTGCTTCGGTCCGCCTCAGACCGCCATCCACGAGGCCTCGCGAACGGCTCCGGTGTGGTTGGACGCCACTACATGGGCCACACCAACTCCGTCCTCATGGCCCTCTCGAAATGCCCCAACCCGACCGTCTTCCAGAAGACCCTCTCGTTGAACGATTTCTACTTCGGGTCCGAGGACTTCCCCTATCCCATGGGCCACATCTCCTTCGTCGGCAAGCTCGACGGGCAGACCCTGAAGGCGGGAGCCCCGGCCATCGCCCCCGGATTCACGCTCGATCTCATGGCCAGTCACTCTCTCGATTTCTGGCTCACCTCGGAAGATCTCCCGGACCCCGACAACCGCGTCACGCTCGACCGCGACGGCAACATCGTCCTCGCCTATCAGCCCAACAACGAGGAGGGCCACAAGCGCTTGATCGCGAAGCTTAAGCACCTGATGCAGCAGCAGACCGCGTGCCCGGCTCACGGACACGAATGCCATCAAGGCCTATTCGCCCGCAATCTCTTCCTCGGCGAGAGAATCCCGCTGGCCGGAGTCGCCCACCAGAACGGCACCATCCGCTTCGGCCGCGACCCACTGACCTCCGCGCTCGACGTGAACTGCAAGGCACACGAGCTCGACAACCTCTACGTCGTCGACGGCAGCTTCTTCCCGTCCAGCGGCGCCGTCAACCCGGCCCTGACCATCATGGCCAACGCCCTCCGCGTGGGCGATCACCTCATCGAAAGGTTCAAGTAG
- a CDS encoding aquaporin yields the protein MQAIQPPPANQPAERSLQDALALHWPEYLMEAANLGLFMVSACVFGVLLDHALSPLHQAIDNGLVRRILGGLAMGLTAIGIICSPWGRRSGAHMNPAFTFTFYMLGKIERWDAVFYAMAQLAGGVAGVAISSLLIGLPLRDSPVNYVATVPGDSGVATAFLGETLISFILIYTVLSVSNHPRWTRLTPLVAGILVALFISVEAPLSGMSMNPARTLGSAVVAGDYTALWLYFTAPPLGMLLAAALYRNQGATHRVFCAKYHHHNGQRCIFRCQYDELENPRQR from the coding sequence ATGCAAGCTATCCAGCCGCCACCAGCCAACCAACCAGCCGAGCGCTCCTTACAGGATGCATTGGCGCTGCACTGGCCCGAGTACCTCATGGAAGCAGCCAATCTCGGCCTCTTCATGGTCTCCGCTTGCGTCTTCGGAGTGCTGCTCGATCACGCGCTGTCTCCACTGCATCAGGCCATCGACAATGGTCTGGTCCGCCGCATCCTGGGCGGACTTGCCATGGGCCTCACCGCCATCGGAATCATTTGCTCGCCCTGGGGCCGGCGCTCTGGCGCGCACATGAATCCGGCGTTTACGTTCACCTTCTATATGCTCGGCAAGATTGAGCGCTGGGATGCCGTCTTTTATGCCATGGCTCAGCTAGCTGGCGGCGTGGCAGGCGTGGCGATCTCTTCCCTGCTCATCGGCCTCCCGCTACGAGACAGTCCTGTCAACTACGTGGCCACAGTGCCGGGCGACAGCGGAGTGGCGACAGCATTCCTGGGAGAAACGCTGATTTCGTTCATCCTCATCTACACCGTCCTTAGCGTATCGAACCATCCCCGCTGGACGCGCCTCACGCCACTAGTCGCGGGTATCCTCGTCGCTCTGTTCATCAGCGTGGAGGCGCCACTCTCCGGCATGAGCATGAACCCGGCCCGCACACTTGGCTCTGCCGTGGTCGCCGGCGACTACACGGCACTCTGGCTCTACTTCACGGCGCCGCCACTGGGGATGTTGCTGGCCGCCGCCCTCTATCGCAACCAGGGCGCGACCCATCGCGTCTTCTGCGCGAAATATCACCATCACAACGGCCAGCGCTGCATCTTCCGCTGCCAGTACGACGAGCTCGAAAACCCCAGACAGCGCTGA
- a CDS encoding NRDE family protein gives MSWIHHDNGFHLLCNRDEKRTRKPALPPRLQCPRGVRFVAPVDGDFGGSWMSANEAGVALCLLNGANLGGCARHRSTTGTRSRGLLLLELADAPSTMGACERLARLDLDQWAPFTLAGLEPGLPACLVEWNGVDLVILPNGDPFMPLISSSFETEAVRQRRRAEFAHCTRQGLNAEALCGFHGSHGGEASAFSTCMHRPDAETVSFSWVQVDEHAVSFFYSPTAPCQGRSGETTRLELLS, from the coding sequence GTGAGTTGGATTCATCACGACAACGGCTTCCATCTGCTCTGCAATCGGGACGAGAAGCGCACCCGCAAGCCGGCCCTACCGCCGAGACTGCAATGTCCGCGCGGCGTGCGCTTTGTCGCTCCGGTCGACGGTGACTTTGGTGGATCCTGGATGAGCGCAAACGAAGCCGGCGTTGCTCTGTGTCTGTTGAACGGTGCGAATCTGGGCGGCTGCGCGCGGCACCGGAGCACCACCGGTACTCGCAGTCGCGGTTTGCTGCTTCTGGAACTGGCCGACGCACCGTCGACTATGGGCGCATGCGAGAGGCTGGCGCGGCTTGATCTGGATCAATGGGCTCCTTTTACACTGGCGGGCTTGGAGCCGGGCCTGCCCGCTTGTCTGGTTGAGTGGAATGGCGTGGACCTGGTGATCCTACCCAACGGCGATCCCTTCATGCCGCTGATCTCCTCGTCGTTCGAGACCGAAGCTGTGCGGCAGCGGCGGCGAGCGGAGTTCGCCCATTGCACCCGGCAGGGCCTGAACGCCGAAGCGTTGTGTGGGTTTCACGGCAGTCATGGCGGCGAAGCGTCGGCCTTCTCCACTTGCATGCACCGGCCCGATGCCGAGACCGTGAGCTTCAGTTGGGTCCAGGTGGATGAGCACGCGGTGAGCTTCTTCTATTCGCCAACAGCACCGTGCCAGGGGCGCTCCGGCGAGACAACACGCCTGGAGCTGCTGTCATGA